A single Heterodontus francisci isolate sHetFra1 chromosome 32, sHetFra1.hap1, whole genome shotgun sequence DNA region contains:
- the LOC137347443 gene encoding transmembrane protein 268-like translates to MACGAGLADLPESLYSSTAERDGAVQWLKVLHNGQVILVLTSDNYYWSQGFDMDACARRLEGLGFQVSPGEYRNKIESSLMDSEVRRYIFFTSRAFRLVLVVIFYLTAWGNIYSTFHQLNMNVLFYLLVSLGATVVTIIIILLLDRYTKKINVNTDLRLAVVNETLMSHNLLVGITDTMEGFRSILQLLFIYFNLEKCKEILTTLLEQRKMDFFFQSELQKQLNHLYVIPGHTVALHKEVQSQVVVTSEEQQPLLSSNNKNHKSKVTFSDVTSFDPQGTSEEMAHQLLITYSGVYVRLLVTGQLPPSPIVHHADQIPAPCLCQYIQNSILNLKNI, encoded by the exons ATGGCTTGTGGAGCGGGACTCGCTGATTTACCCGAGTCTCTCTACAGCAGTACAGCAGAACGGGATGGCGCCGTCCAGTGGCTAAAAG TGCTTCATAATGGTCAAGTGATTCTGGTTTTAACCAGTGACAACTATTACTGGTCCCAAGGTTTTGATATGGATGCCTGTGCGAGGAGACTGGAAGGATTGGGATTTCAG GTATCCCCAGGTGAATACAGAAATAAAATTGAGAGTTCACTAATGGATTCAGAGGTACGAAGATACATATTCTTTACCTCTCGGGCCTTCAGGTTGGTGCTGGTTGTG ATTTTCTACCTGACTGCTTGGGGGAACATATACTCCACCTTTCATCAGCTCAACATGAATGTTCTGTTTTACCTGCTTGTGAGCCTGGGTGCAACAGTTGTCACCATCATCATTATACTGCTCCTTGATCGATACACCAAGAAG ATTAATGTAAACACAGATCTGCGTCTCGCTGTTGTGAATGAAACGCTAATGAGCCACAATCTATTGGTGGGGATCACAGACACCATGGAGGGTTTCAGAAGTATACTTCAA CTATTATTCATATATTTTAACCTTGAGAAATGCAAAGAAATACTGACAACCCTACTTGAGCAAAGGAAGATGGATTTCTTCTTCCAG TCAGAGTTGCAAAAACAGCTGAATCATCTGTACGTGATACCAGGACACACTGTGGCTCTGCACAAAGAAGTCCAGAGTCAAGTAGTTGTCACCTCTGAGGAACAACAACCCCTGTTATCCAGCAATAACAAGAATCATAAATCTAAGGTTACCTTCAGCGACGTAACCAGTTTCGACCCTCAGGGTACTTCTGAG GAAATGGCACATCAGCTGCTGATCACATACAGTGGAGTTTATGTCAGGCTTTTAGTGACTGGTCAGCTGCCTCCATCACCTATAGTTCACCACGCTGATCAGATCCCTGCTCCATGCCTTTGTCAGTATATACAGAACAGTATACTGAACCTCAAGAATATCTAA